A single genomic interval of Zingiber officinale cultivar Zhangliang chromosome 4A, Zo_v1.1, whole genome shotgun sequence harbors:
- the LOC121971393 gene encoding uncharacterized protein LOC121971393: protein MWRSLALRTLIRSAAAFTPSCSAFLPSRLDVVRFRSDTSAKALVFEVDLDPEGGSGPSEIEVLRRHRIVDELMHFMVVSQFAPDWLPFVPGGSFWVPSQKPRSHVSEVITSSEDWKLRKPLSKEEVLSFTTERGWPSSAYFFEGPSSSQAKRPQKSAEPQTDDEGN, encoded by the exons ATGTGGCGATCTCTCGCCTTGCGAACCCTAATACGGTCGGCGGCAGCCTTCACGCCGTCATGCTCCGCCTTCCTCCCCTCCCGCCTCGACGTGGTTCGCTTCCGATCCGATACCTCCGCCAAGGCGCTCGTCTTCGAGGTCGATCTCGACCCCGAGGGCGGGTCCGGACCGAGCGAGATTGAAGTCCTGCGGAGGCACCGCATCGTTGACGAACTTATGCACTTCATGGTCGTCAGCCAGTTCGCCCCCGATTGGCTTCCGTTCGTCCCCGGTGGATCCTTTTGGGTTCCGTCCCAGAAGCCACGCTCCCATGTCTCCGAGGTCATCACAAGTAGTGAGGATTGGAAGCTTAGAAAACCGCTCTCGAAAGAGGAGGTGTTGTCATTCACCACCGAAAGGGGTTGGCCCTCTTCAGCCTATTTTTTCGAGG GTCCATCATCTTCACAAGCAAAGAGACCACAAAAATCTGCCGAGCCACAAACTGACGATGAAGGCAACTGA